The genomic segment AAAACTGACCGCCATCACCATAGGGGGACATACCCGACAGGAAAGCGTGCAGAACGGACTGCGAAAACTGTCCAGAAGCACAGAGTATGTTGCCATTCACGATGGGGCACGGCCTTTGGTGAAGCCGGAGCAGATCGAACGAACCATTCATGATGCAAGGGTGTTCGGGGGTGCAACCCTTGGGGCACCGGTGAAGGATACTATTAAGGCAGTCAGCGATGGGCTGATTACGGATACGCCTCCCCGGCATACCCTGTATCTGACCCAGACTCCCCAGGTGTTCCGCCGCCGACTGTATTTTGAAGGGGTGGATTTCGCCCTGGAGCACGGGCTGGACTTTACGGATGACTGTCAGCTGGTGGAGGCCATCGGAGGCAAGGTATACATGACGGTGGGGGATTACACCAACATCAAGATCACCACACCGGAGGATGCGGCAATCGCACAGGCAATTTTGAAACAGCAGGAGGAACAGGCATGAAACTGAGAATTGGACACGGATATGACGTACATCGGCTGACAGAGGGGCGCAAGCTGATTCTGGGCGGCGTAGAGATCCCCCACGATAAGGGTCTGCTGGGACATTCGGACGCAGACGTACTGGTGCATGCCCTGATGGACGCCATGCTGGGTGCGCTG from the Ruminococcus champanellensis 18P13 = JCM 17042 genome contains:
- the ispD gene encoding 2-C-methyl-D-erythritol 4-phosphate cytidylyltransferase, which encodes MDTSAIIVCAGNATRMQGVNKILLPLGDTNVIGMSMRAFEACPSVAEIILVCRDCDRQEIEQTAERLGIQKLTAITIGGHTRQESVQNGLRKLSRSTEYVAIHDGARPLVKPEQIERTIHDARVFGGATLGAPVKDTIKAVSDGLITDTPPRHTLYLTQTPQVFRRRLYFEGVDFALEHGLDFTDDCQLVEAIGGKVYMTVGDYTNIKITTPEDAAIAQAILKQQEEQA